Proteins encoded by one window of Cystobacter ferrugineus:
- a CDS encoding DUF4751 family protein translates to MEPTSLISGLEAVVKAVGFIVEHSKRGNPLYKKIYKDSVLTFKGTDTRGGLSPEYSEWYWIPENLEKDSKKFIFRDIYFYLPTQQNSKQVNWLQSILSKDTITLQDFSNWFELLEDASDVLFKNVHLFEKVAESRLFSIQPGTLNRYLHKHAYVVLFDNGQKISDAGMEKVRELGNAGLLASLTAATGSPSFLHAPNGDFSKAHPDTIINYTTWDGSNWTARFDGTRFVHAPNGDWSKSRADTIMNYVSVDGGKWTVRLEQRNFLHAPQGNFARAHSSDIITYKAWGGSNWTARLVW, encoded by the coding sequence ATGGAACCGACGAGTTTGATCAGTGGTCTCGAGGCGGTTGTCAAGGCGGTGGGGTTCATCGTAGAGCACAGCAAAAGAGGCAACCCACTGTATAAAAAGATATACAAAGATTCCGTACTGACCTTCAAGGGGACAGACACGAGGGGCGGGCTCTCTCCCGAATACTCCGAGTGGTACTGGATCCCTGAGAATTTGGAGAAAGACTCAAAAAAATTCATCTTTCGGGATATCTACTTCTACCTGCCGACCCAACAGAATTCAAAACAAGTGAATTGGCTGCAGAGTATCTTGAGTAAGGACACGATTACGCTGCAAGACTTCTCGAACTGGTTCGAACTGCTGGAAGATGCGTCCGATGTCCTTTTCAAGAATGTGCATTTGTTTGAAAAGGTTGCGGAATCGAGGCTCTTTTCCATCCAACCAGGCACACTGAACCGTTATCTCCATAAGCATGCCTATGTCGTGCTGTTCGACAATGGGCAGAAAATATCCGACGCTGGGATGGAGAAGGTAAGAGAACTCGGGAACGCGGGTTTGTTGGCGAGTCTTACCGCTGCTACAGGATCGCCGAGCTTCCTGCACGCGCCGAATGGCGACTTCTCGAAGGCTCACCCGGACACGATCATCAACTACACCACCTGGGATGGCTCGAACTGGACCGCCAGGTTCGACGGCACTCGTTTCGTTCATGCGCCGAATGGCGACTGGTCAAAGTCGAGGGCCGACACCATCATGAATTACGTCAGCGTGGACGGCGGCAAATGGACTGTGCGGCTGGAGCAGCGTAATTTCCTTCACGCGCCTCAGGGAAACTTCGCGCGTGCCCATTCGAGCGACATCATCACCTATAAGGCCTGGGGTGGCTCGAACTGGACCGCTCGCCTGGTCTGGTGA
- a CDS encoding glycoside hydrolase family 5 protein: MKNTRMMGWLTLGAFLWGCGGPLEEQSVTREPETRVNEDTLAGPLPYRGINLASAEFGSAIPGTHGKDYVYPDPAYTNYTTADYYINKGMTTFRLPFRWERLQRTRNAAFDATELSRLKTTVNRLTGKGAVVILDPHNYARYNGALIGSGIPNADFADFWTRLANEFKGNTKVIFGLMNEPHSMPTEQWLAAANAAIQAIRNTGATQLILVPGNAWTGAHSWTSNWYGTPNGTVMLQIKDPRNNYAFEAHQYLDSDSSGTQSSCVSTTIGAQRMQAFTNWLRANGKKGFLGEFAGGTDSVCLSALDNILDHVDANSDVYLGWTYWAGGPWWGNYFFSLEPASGVDKPQMSALSSHL, from the coding sequence ATGAAGAACACCCGAATGATGGGATGGCTCACCCTGGGGGCGTTTCTCTGGGGTTGTGGTGGACCGCTCGAGGAGCAGTCCGTGACCCGGGAGCCGGAGACCCGCGTGAATGAGGACACGCTGGCCGGACCCCTGCCGTACCGTGGGATCAACCTCGCGAGTGCCGAGTTCGGCTCGGCGATTCCGGGCACACACGGCAAAGACTACGTCTACCCGGATCCCGCCTACACGAACTACACCACGGCGGATTATTACATCAACAAGGGCATGACGACGTTCCGCCTGCCTTTCAGGTGGGAGCGGCTGCAGAGGACGCGCAATGCCGCTTTCGACGCCACGGAGCTGAGCCGGCTGAAGACGACGGTGAACCGGCTCACCGGCAAGGGCGCGGTCGTCATCCTGGATCCGCACAACTACGCTCGCTACAACGGTGCCCTCATCGGCTCGGGTATTCCCAACGCGGATTTCGCCGACTTCTGGACGCGCCTGGCCAACGAGTTCAAGGGCAACACGAAGGTCATCTTCGGCCTCATGAACGAGCCCCACAGCATGCCCACGGAGCAGTGGCTGGCGGCGGCCAACGCCGCCATCCAGGCCATTCGCAACACCGGTGCCACCCAGCTCATCCTCGTGCCGGGCAACGCGTGGACCGGTGCTCACTCGTGGACGAGCAACTGGTACGGCACGCCCAACGGCACGGTGATGCTGCAGATCAAGGATCCCCGCAACAACTACGCCTTCGAGGCCCATCAGTACCTGGACAGCGACTCCTCGGGCACCCAGTCCTCCTGTGTGAGCACGACCATCGGCGCACAGCGGATGCAGGCCTTCACGAACTGGCTGCGCGCGAACGGCAAGAAGGGCTTCCTGGGAGAGTTCGCCGGCGGAACAGACTCGGTCTGCCTGAGCGCCCTCGACAACATCCTGGACCACGTCGATGCGAACTCGGATGTCTACCTCGGGTGGACGTACTGGGCAGGTGGTCCCTGGTGGGGCAACTACTTCTTCTCGCTCGAGCCGGCGAGCGGCGTGGACAAGCCCCAGATGAGCGCGCTGAGCAGCCACCTCTGA
- a CDS encoding alpha/beta fold hydrolase — MCLDSGAEAVRADPKGFARIQWDTWSPPGWLDDSEFEETAKSFANPDWADVTLNAYRWRLVARAVRPPYDALQERLRSVETLGTPTLMLQGGADSCDAPADSEGQEKFFTGPHQRLVLNGVGHFPAREASGRVADAVLAHLGSPGRLPLP, encoded by the coding sequence ATGTGCCTGGACTCGGGCGCCGAGGCCGTTCGCGCGGACCCGAAGGGCTTCGCCCGCATCCAGTGGGACACGTGGAGCCCGCCAGGTTGGTTAGATGACTCCGAGTTCGAGGAGACAGCGAAGAGTTTCGCCAACCCCGACTGGGCGGACGTGACCTTGAACGCCTATCGCTGGCGCTTGGTGGCCCGAGCCGTTCGACCGCCCTACGACGCCCTCCAGGAGCGGCTTCGGTCTGTGGAGACACTCGGCACGCCCACGCTGATGCTCCAGGGTGGCGCCGACTCCTGCGACGCACCGGCGGACTCCGAGGGACAGGAGAAGTTCTTCACCGGTCCCCACCAGCGACTCGTGCTCAACGGTGTCGGTCACTTCCCCGCGCGGGAAGCCTCGGGCAGGGTCGCGGACGCAGTGCTCGCGCATCTCGGGAGCCCAGGACGGCTCCCCCTCCCGTAG
- a CDS encoding alpha/beta fold hydrolase, translating to MEGTGRNSHRGRQGADSLCRRRMERIRTELLDIAYEAGGPVDGPVLLLLHGWPDDVRGWRHVAPRLHAAGYRMLAPYLRGSGPTRVLSSETFRDGRAVALARDAIDFANALGLQRFAVVGHDWGHAASSSCPPSRNRACSGTSGSCAWTRAPRPFARTRRASPASSGTRGARQVG from the coding sequence ATGGAAGGCACGGGACGCAATTCCCACCGTGGACGCCAAGGGGCCGACTCGCTATGCCGCAGGCGCATGGAACGAATCAGGACCGAGTTGTTGGACATCGCCTACGAGGCAGGCGGACCCGTGGATGGACCGGTGCTCCTGCTCCTGCATGGCTGGCCGGATGACGTACGAGGCTGGCGACACGTCGCACCACGGCTCCACGCAGCCGGCTACCGCATGCTCGCGCCCTACCTCCGGGGCTCCGGCCCGACACGCGTCCTCTCCTCCGAGACGTTCCGCGACGGTCGTGCCGTCGCGCTCGCGCGAGACGCGATCGACTTCGCCAACGCGCTGGGACTCCAGCGCTTCGCCGTCGTGGGGCATGACTGGGGGCACGCGGCGAGTTCAAGCTGCCCTCCTTCTCGCAATCGCGCCTGTTCTGGTACCAGTGGTTCATGTGCCTGGACTCGGGCGCCGAGGCCGTTCGCGCGGACCCGAAGGGCTTCGCCCGCATCCAGTGGGACACGTGGAGCCCGCCAGGTTGGTTAG